The following are from one region of the Methanoculleus caldifontis genome:
- a CDS encoding indole-3-glycerol phosphate synthase TrpC, producing the protein MILDEIVRSTGERLRDLEALPAFDPDALPHRSLEKSIRACREKNAVIAEVKYASPSRGRLHDGCTPEAIAGEFAAAGAAGLSVLTEPAYFGGSTENLVRVRRAVSIPILRKDFIIDERQLAESRAIGADAVLLIVRVLGDRLPAFVEMALALDLEPLVEVHNRGEMERALATETALIGINNRNLDTLAIDLTTTVSLAEAARDEGRTVVSESGILWPYDVRRLSRHCDAFLIGSALMSARDRRKRLEGFLFA; encoded by the coding sequence ATGATCCTCGATGAGATCGTCCGGTCGACCGGTGAGCGCCTCAGGGATCTCGAGGCCCTTCCGGCCTTTGATCCCGACGCTCTGCCCCACCGGAGCCTTGAAAAGTCGATACGGGCGTGCCGGGAGAAAAATGCGGTCATCGCCGAGGTGAAGTACGCCTCCCCGTCCCGCGGGAGGCTTCACGACGGCTGCACCCCTGAAGCGATCGCCGGCGAGTTCGCCGCCGCCGGGGCCGCCGGGCTCTCGGTGCTGACCGAACCCGCCTACTTCGGGGGGAGTACGGAGAACCTCGTCCGGGTGCGACGTGCGGTCTCTATACCGATCCTCCGGAAAGACTTCATCATCGACGAACGCCAGCTCGCCGAGAGCCGGGCAATCGGCGCCGATGCCGTCCTCCTGATCGTCAGGGTGCTCGGCGACCGGCTCCCGGCGTTCGTTGAAATGGCGCTCGCGCTCGATCTCGAGCCGCTCGTCGAGGTGCATAACAGGGGCGAGATGGAGCGGGCGCTTGCGACGGAGACGGCTCTCATCGGGATCAACAACCGCAACCTCGATACGCTGGCGATCGATCTCACGACGACGGTCAGCCTCGCGGAGGCGGCACGCGACGAGGGGAGGACTGTGGTCTCCGAGAGCGGCATCCTCTGGCCCTACGACGTCCGTCGCCTCTCCCGGCACTGCGATGCGTTCCTGATCGGGTCCGCCCTGATGTCGGCACGGGACCGGCGAAAGCGACTGGAGGGGTTCCTATTCGCGTGA
- a CDS encoding anthranilate synthase component II: protein MRVLVIDSYDSFTFNLCQQIGALGAEPVVVKSDVPYERIASLAFDRVVLSPGPGHPRECGLYREVLSTISRTVPTLGVCLGHQAIGLAFGAGIARAERLMHGKRSVVRHDGAGIYAGVASPLVATRYHSLVIDPATVPDCLAVTAESDDGAVMGVRHREFPIEGVQFHPESILTPEGGRLMANFLSTTEGGA from the coding sequence ATGCGGGTGCTCGTCATCGACAGTTACGACAGTTTCACGTTCAACCTCTGCCAGCAGATCGGGGCGCTCGGCGCGGAGCCGGTCGTGGTGAAGAGCGATGTGCCATACGAGCGGATCGCATCCCTCGCCTTCGACCGGGTCGTCCTCTCCCCCGGTCCGGGGCATCCCCGCGAGTGCGGACTCTACCGGGAGGTCCTCTCGACGATCAGCCGGACGGTCCCGACGCTCGGCGTCTGCCTCGGCCACCAGGCGATCGGCCTCGCCTTCGGTGCGGGGATCGCCCGCGCTGAGAGGCTGATGCACGGGAAGCGGTCGGTCGTCCGGCACGACGGTGCGGGGATCTACGCGGGGGTGGCAAGCCCCCTCGTCGCGACCCGCTACCACTCGCTCGTCATCGACCCGGCAACGGTCCCGGACTGCCTTGCGGTGACGGCAGAGAGCGACGACGGGGCGGTCATGGGCGTCCGGCACCGGGAGTTCCCGATCGAGGGGGTACAGTTCCACCCGGAGAGCATCCTCACCCCCGAAGGGGGTCGGCTGATGGCAAACTTCCTCTCCACGACGGAGGGCGGGGCATGA
- a CDS encoding anthranilate synthase component I family protein: MDSARREHNLKIGREEAAAYSGRPLIVPVFCEIPLPALPPADLYASLRDGPGFLLESLEGGGKAARYSFICTAPAAEIAVAADGAVTVSGDSHIREVAGEIEADDPVDAVRSFMDRFLAVPSSLPRFSGGLAGYFSYDLVPSIHPTVRPGAAEDPDEPVARFMLALDCLALDHRERRLTVIRNLLADGADPEEGYCRAAEAVGGVIARIRGLGPAGPAGPDPSGVAASSSCTREEFSDAVLRIKEHIAAGEIFQAVLSRRLTCRTGGDPFGIYRRLRTRNPSPYMYYLDFGDLTVAGSSPEMLVRVEDGQVTTVPIAGTRPRGRTAAEDDRLAAELLSDEKERAEHIMLVDLARNDVGAVSAYGSVSVEGFMTVERFSHVQHIVSTVSGRLREGCDRFDALRSCFPAGTVSGAPKVRAMQIIDETEGLRRGIYAGAVGYLGFSGTMDLAIAIRTVVVQDGLASVQVGAGIVADSDPEREWAETENKGRAMLAALGAAEVE; this comes from the coding sequence ATGGACAGCGCTCGAAGAGAGCACAACCTGAAGATAGGGCGCGAAGAGGCTGCTGCGTACAGCGGCCGGCCTCTCATCGTCCCGGTATTTTGTGAGATCCCGCTCCCGGCCCTGCCTCCGGCGGACCTCTATGCCTCCCTCCGGGATGGTCCCGGGTTCCTGCTGGAGTCGCTCGAGGGGGGCGGGAAGGCTGCCCGGTACTCGTTCATCTGCACCGCACCGGCCGCTGAGATCGCCGTCGCCGCCGATGGGGCGGTGACGGTCTCCGGTGATTCACACATCCGGGAGGTTGCCGGAGAGATCGAGGCGGACGACCCGGTCGATGCCGTCCGCTCGTTCATGGACCGGTTCCTGGCCGTTCCCTCGTCGCTCCCGCGATTCTCGGGAGGGCTTGCCGGCTACTTCTCCTACGACCTCGTCCCGTCGATCCACCCGACGGTCCGGCCGGGTGCGGCGGAGGATCCGGACGAGCCCGTCGCCCGGTTCATGCTGGCGCTGGATTGCCTCGCCCTCGACCACCGGGAGCGGCGGCTTACGGTCATCCGGAACCTGCTCGCCGACGGGGCCGACCCGGAGGAGGGGTACTGCCGGGCTGCCGAGGCGGTCGGCGGAGTGATCGCCCGGATACGCGGTCTCGGCCCCGCCGGTCCGGCCGGCCCGGACCCCTCCGGGGTCGCGGCATCGTCGTCCTGCACCCGCGAGGAGTTCTCGGACGCGGTCCTCCGGATCAAGGAGCATATCGCAGCAGGCGAGATCTTCCAGGCGGTCCTCTCCCGGAGGCTGACCTGCCGGACGGGCGGCGACCCGTTCGGGATCTACCGGCGGCTCCGGACGAGGAACCCGAGCCCCTACATGTACTACCTGGACTTCGGCGACCTGACGGTCGCGGGGAGCAGTCCCGAGATGCTCGTCCGGGTGGAGGACGGGCAGGTGACGACGGTCCCGATCGCCGGCACCCGGCCGCGGGGGCGGACGGCGGCGGAGGACGACCGGCTCGCGGCAGAGCTCCTCAGCGACGAGAAAGAGCGGGCCGAGCATATCATGCTCGTCGACCTCGCACGAAACGACGTCGGGGCGGTATCTGCCTACGGGAGCGTCTCGGTCGAAGGGTTCATGACCGTCGAGCGGTTCTCGCACGTCCAGCACATCGTCTCGACGGTATCGGGCAGGCTCCGGGAGGGGTGCGACCGGTTCGACGCCCTCCGGTCCTGCTTCCCGGCGGGGACCGTTTCGGGCGCCCCGAAGGTCCGGGCGATGCAGATCATCGACGAGACGGAAGGGCTCCGGCGCGGGATCTACGCCGGAGCCGTCGGCTACCTCGGTTTCTCCGGCACGATGGACCTCGCGATAGCCATCCGGACGGTCGTGGTGCAGGACGGCCTTGCCTCTGTCCAGGTGGGGGCGGGGATCGTGGCCGACTCCGATCCCGAACGCGAATGGGCCGAGACCGAGAACAAAGGCCGGGCGATGCTTGCGGCGCTCGGTGCGGCGGAGGTGGAATGA
- a CDS encoding TrpB-like pyridoxal phosphate-dependent enzyme, protein MQTKILLDEGEMPKRWYNVQADLPTPMDPPLHPATGKPAVPDDLRHIFPMELIRQEMSTERYIDIPDEVREILTLWRPSPLYRARRLEKALKTPAKIYFKWEGVSPPGSHKPNTAIPQAYYNREAGVERLATETGAGQWGSSLAFATGLFDMECTVYMVRSSYDQKPYRKSMMQVYGAECIPSPSQKTRSGQAILARDPDTPGSLGIAISEAVEDAAAHENTNYALGSVLNHVCLHQTIIGQEAQQQLAMEDAYPDVVIGCVGGGTNFAGLSFPFAGDKMTGKHPDTDIIAVEPAACPTLTKGLYAYDFGDVAGLTPLLRMFTLGHDFVPPAIHAGGLRYHGMAPLVSRLVRDGVARPVAYRQNEVFDAAVTFARTEGIIVAPEAAHAVKAAIDEALRCRETNEAKVILFNNSGHGNFDFSSYEAYFAGKLVDYEYPADLIKESLARLPATG, encoded by the coding sequence ATGCAGACGAAGATCCTCCTTGACGAGGGAGAGATGCCGAAACGGTGGTATAACGTTCAGGCGGACCTCCCCACACCCATGGATCCGCCTCTCCACCCGGCTACCGGGAAACCGGCGGTTCCCGACGACCTCCGCCACATCTTCCCGATGGAACTGATCCGGCAGGAGATGAGCACGGAGCGCTACATCGATATTCCCGACGAGGTCCGGGAGATCCTCACCCTCTGGAGGCCGAGCCCCCTCTACCGGGCGCGAAGGCTTGAGAAGGCCTTAAAGACCCCGGCAAAGATCTACTTCAAATGGGAGGGCGTGAGCCCGCCGGGGTCGCACAAGCCCAACACCGCCATCCCCCAGGCCTACTATAACCGCGAGGCGGGGGTAGAGCGGCTCGCGACCGAGACCGGGGCGGGGCAGTGGGGCTCGTCGCTTGCGTTTGCAACGGGCCTCTTCGATATGGAGTGTACCGTCTACATGGTCCGGTCCTCCTACGACCAGAAGCCCTACAGGAAGAGCATGATGCAGGTCTACGGCGCCGAGTGCATTCCGAGCCCGTCGCAGAAGACCCGGTCGGGTCAGGCGATCCTCGCCCGCGACCCCGATACGCCGGGCTCGCTCGGGATCGCCATCTCCGAGGCGGTCGAGGACGCGGCCGCCCACGAGAACACCAACTACGCCCTCGGTTCCGTCCTCAACCACGTCTGCCTCCACCAGACGATCATCGGCCAGGAAGCACAGCAGCAGCTCGCGATGGAGGACGCCTACCCCGACGTCGTGATCGGGTGCGTCGGCGGCGGCACCAACTTTGCCGGGCTCTCCTTCCCGTTCGCCGGCGACAAAATGACCGGGAAGCACCCCGACACCGATATCATCGCGGTGGAGCCGGCCGCCTGCCCCACCCTGACGAAGGGGCTCTACGCCTATGACTTCGGGGACGTCGCAGGGCTGACGCCGCTTCTGCGGATGTTCACCCTCGGCCACGACTTCGTCCCGCCGGCGATCCACGCCGGAGGACTCCGCTACCACGGGATGGCGCCGCTCGTCTCCCGCCTCGTCCGCGACGGCGTCGCGCGGCCCGTCGCCTACCGCCAGAACGAGGTCTTCGACGCCGCCGTGACGTTTGCGCGGACCGAGGGGATCATCGTCGCGCCCGAGGCCGCCCACGCCGTGAAGGCCGCGATCGACGAGGCCCTCCGGTGCCGGGAGACCAATGAAGCGAAGGTGATCCTCTTCAACAACTCCGGACACGGCAACTTCGACTTCTCCTCCTACGAGGCCTATTTTGCCGGAAAGCTCGTCGACTACGAATACCCGGCGGATCTGATCAAGGAGTCGCTCGCCAGGCTTCCTGCGACGGGGTGA
- the trpD gene encoding anthranilate phosphoribosyltransferase: MIREAIARVSSGTDLTPAEAGGVMEEIMRGAATPAQIGGFLTALRMKGETVAEIAALARVMRAAAVPVSLPAPDARVDTCGTGGDGAGTFNISTAAAFVAAGAGVPIVKHGNRGVSSRCGSADVLEALGVSVAIPPDRVAEVLSTAGIVFLFAPAYHPAMQHARPARQEIGIRTVFNLLGPLANPAGAGAHLLGVYDPRLTAPVARVLADLGAKRAMVVHGAGLDEIATAGPTTVAELRGGEVVTYTLDCTEYGIPHSPLAAIRGGGPAENAATLLSVLSGDEGPARDIVLLNAGAAIYLGGKAGGIAGGIARAEASIDSGAALERLRRLVEATGGAA, encoded by the coding sequence ATGATCCGCGAGGCGATCGCCCGGGTCTCCTCGGGCACGGACCTCACCCCCGCCGAGGCGGGAGGGGTGATGGAGGAGATCATGCGGGGTGCCGCGACCCCCGCCCAGATCGGCGGGTTCCTCACGGCGCTCCGGATGAAGGGGGAGACCGTCGCGGAGATCGCGGCGCTCGCCCGGGTGATGCGGGCGGCGGCAGTCCCGGTCTCCCTCCCGGCCCCCGATGCGCGGGTGGATACCTGCGGGACCGGGGGCGACGGTGCTGGAACCTTCAACATCAGCACCGCGGCCGCCTTCGTCGCGGCCGGTGCCGGGGTTCCGATCGTGAAGCACGGGAACCGCGGCGTATCGAGCCGGTGCGGCTCCGCCGACGTCCTCGAGGCGCTCGGCGTCTCCGTTGCGATCCCGCCCGACCGGGTGGCGGAGGTCCTCTCGACCGCGGGGATCGTCTTCCTCTTCGCCCCGGCCTACCACCCGGCGATGCAGCACGCCCGGCCGGCCCGGCAGGAGATCGGGATACGGACGGTCTTCAACCTTCTCGGCCCCCTGGCGAACCCGGCGGGTGCGGGAGCGCACCTCCTCGGCGTCTACGATCCCCGTCTGACCGCCCCGGTCGCCCGGGTCCTCGCCGACCTCGGCGCGAAGCGGGCGATGGTCGTCCACGGCGCCGGCCTCGACGAGATCGCGACGGCCGGCCCGACGACGGTCGCGGAACTCCGGGGCGGCGAGGTCGTAACGTATACGCTCGACTGCACGGAGTACGGGATCCCGCACTCGCCTCTTGCCGCCATCCGGGGCGGCGGGCCGGCAGAGAACGCGGCGACCCTCCTCTCCGTTCTGTCGGGCGACGAGGGGCCCGCCCGGGATATCGTCCTCCTCAACGCCGGGGCGGCGATCTACCTCGGCGGAAAGGCCGGGGGCATCGCCGGCGGGATAGCACGGGCTGAGGCTTCGATCGACTCGGGGGCGGCGCTCGAGCGGCTCCGCCGCCTGGTCGAAGCGACCGGAGGCGCGGCATGA